Proteins co-encoded in one Quercus robur chromosome 8, dhQueRobu3.1, whole genome shotgun sequence genomic window:
- the LOC126697696 gene encoding pleckstrin homology domain-containing protein 1, which translates to MASLWRAATGQAEQPNNYDGVEYWANPERTGWLTKQGEYIKTWRRRWFVLKQGKLFWFKDSTVTRVSKPRGVIPVATCLTVKGAEDILNRQYAFELSTRSDTMYFIADSEKEKEDWINSIGRSIVQHSRSVTDSEIVDYDSKR; encoded by the coding sequence ATGGCGAGCCTGTGGCGGGCCGCGACGGGCCAGGCGGAGCAGCCCAACAACTACGACGGCGTGGAGTATTGGGCCAACCCGGAGCGCACCGGGTGGCTAACCAAGCAAGGCGAGTACATCAAAACCTGGCGTCGCCGCTGGTTCGTGTTGAAGCAAGGCAAGCTGTTCTGGTTCAAAGACTCAACCGTTACCCGCGTCTCTAAGCCACGTGGCGTCATCCCCGTGGCCACTTGCCTCACAGTCAAGGGCGCCGAAGACATCCTCAACAGACAGTACGCTTTCGAACTCTCCACTCGATCCGATACCATGTACTTCATCGCCGATTctgagaaggagaaggaggatTGGATCAACTCCATCGGACGGTCCATAGTGCAGCACTCTAGATCAGTCACCGACTCCGAGATCGTCGATTACGATAGCAAgcgatga